A genomic window from Malassezia vespertilionis chromosome 6, complete sequence includes:
- a CDS encoding uncharacterized protein (antiSMASH:Cluster_1; EggNog:ENOG503NVTS; COG:Z), producing the protein MDAAGDWSAAACRTVACELTSSLDLAEYYDSIVDTIVWMHFSVAELGARVGEWDGRCFYRSPQHLLALLHSFRTILGTLRDQLEEQQRFRLVGLDKLRATVEQVEELQATLATKRTRLEQTNADANDRLQRMVHDQQAAETKREASLQLQSSLKEQENAAAARRDSVLTQLAEAEPAVLDAQVAVGNITKQHLAEVRSMANPPASVKSALESVCILLGHEIDGWKSVQAIVRRDDFIHHVVHLDTKTAVPRATRDRLERAYLSRAEYNYETMQHASKACGPLARWVMAQVHFADILDRVAPLRAEVAALESHALDTKAQAQGAAEEVTALESSICAYKREYAALISETQTLTTELERVSRHVERSVHLLAGLGAEKARWEHGRSAFDAQVRTLPGDALLCAAVVAFSGFFDQASREQLWADWNAHMDAAAIPHRANLSVVDMLASADTQAQWHAQGLPTDALATENAAIMEHCARHPLIVDPTGRTSEFLRQRSADQLACTSFLDGGFVKALESALRFGTSLLIENAEHFDPILLPVLRNERRRTGGRVLVRVGSQDVDCAPRFRLLLATRDANAALLPHVFSAVQVVNFTITQKSLQAEALHRILLAEAPEVEARRLDLVRAQGEFQRRLQHLEQDLLTALNTQGNLLENDAIVTTLETLKAEADDIAVRAAQTETAAEDVNAAIGAYEPLAETASAVYFILVRLHVLAPYYQFDLTFFFDLLDTVLRSEATCPNRLAFLHRALLLTAFRRAAPSLLHADHFVYAARLAQVQCGMDVALAALLAPHTMPDAPLVRRIALDRAQRPSVYETFGKHDTPEAEKAPLEEEEEELLAQLLRRAITVRLVCPERAYFAIARVLQAILGADVLEEGAPSLQTILAEISSRTPLAMCSAPGEDPSYQLDQVASQQHIPLVHVALGAKESIGEAERALSDAARTGGWVLLANAHLAPAWLAQLAPRLAALHPAASTRVCVTCELSPALPAAFLRESRVLMYEAPAGLKAALLANLRPLEARLVTGPQEKARLYFLAALLHAILLERLRYVPLGFSRRYEFFGVDFSAALDVVDTWTDAAAQGKAHVAPHDLPFDAIRTMLKESVYGAKLDEPTDRAMLDALVDRLFVPAAFEPSYTLAPGLCPPQGTRLAQFCAWARTLPEPQPCAWLFLAPHAERRVAVERSTGALHKLHTLEHAGTRVQASHAALASRHAVARAETYLAQLPPDALAHTPDQLASFWARERAFAAALLAQVREALGQVVQCDVRTNAARALMEHLVHGTLPDAWVQYAVPRTMHLDAWIADFCARYAQAIAAPAHGAVLGRLFFPTAFLTATRQAAAAALDASLEQLCLHLALDQHVRGPGAFVVGEMFLDGAQVAAQEVVLNEGEASSVVQSTLLWKQEAQAGIPIPVFLNGDRNALLFTASVPSKVDSDLAVLRAVALRIA; encoded by the coding sequence ATGGACGCCGCTGGGGACtggtcggcggcggcatgccgcacTGTTGCGTGCGAGCTGACCTCGTCCCTTGACCTAGCGGAGTACTATGATAGCATCGTTGATACCATTGTGTGGATGCACTTTTCCGTTGcggagctcggcgcgcgtgtcgGCGAATGGGACGGCCGTTGCTTCTACCGCTCCCCACAACAccttcttgcgctcctgcatAGTTTCCGTACGATActtggcacgctgcgtgACCAGCTCGaagagcagcagcggtTCAGGCTTGTGGGGCTGGACAAGCTGCGAGCGACCGTCGAGCAggtcgaggagctgcaagcgacgctcgcgacgaagcgcacgcggctGGAGCAGACAAATGCGGACGCCAACGACCGGCTCCAGCGCATGGTGCACGACCAGCAAGCGGCAGAGACGAAACGCGaagcgtcgctgcagctgcagtcCTCGCTCAAAGAGCAGGAGaatgcagcggcggcgcggcgcgattcGGTGCTCAcccagcttgccgaggccgagcCTGCGGTGCTGGACGCCCAAGTCGCCGTCGGCAACATTACCAAGCAGCATCTCGCCGAGGTGCGCTCGATGGCGAATCCGCCCGCTAGTGTGAAGAGTGCGCTCGAGTCTGTATGCATCCTCCTCGGCCACGAAATCGACGGCTGGAAGAGCGTCCAGGCgattgtgcggcgcgacgattTTATCCACCACGTCGTGCACCTTGATACCAAGACGGCTGTGCcgcgtgcgacgcgcgaccGACTCGAGCGCGCGTACCTGAGCCGTGCCGAGTACAACTACGAGACGATGCAGCATGCGAGCAAAGCGTGCGGCCCGCTGGCCCGCTGGGTCATGGCGCAGGTCCATTTTGCCGATATCCTCGACcgcgttgcgccgctgcgcgccgaagtcgctgcgctggaatCGCACGCACTAGATACCAAGGCCCAGGCGCagggcgctgcagaagagGTCACCGCGCTGGAGTCGAGTATTTGCGCGTACAAGCGCGAGTACGCTGCGCTGATCAGCGAGACGCAAACACTCACGACCGAGCTTGAGCGTGTATCACGGCATGTCGAACGCAGCGTGCACCTTCTTGCTGGGCTCGGtgcggaaaaagcgcgctgggagcatgggcgcagcgcttttgACGCGCAAGTACGCACGCTGCCaggcgatgcactgctctgcgccgccgtcgtCGCCTTCAGCGGGTTCTTCGACCAGGCctcgcgcgagcagctgtGGGCGGATTGGAACGCGCACATGGACGCTGCCGCCATTCCCCACCGCGCGAATTTGTCGGTGGTGGACATGCTCGCTTCTGCAGATACACAGGCGCAATGGCACGCGCAAGGGCTTCCCAccgacgcgcttgcgacgGAAAATGCGGCGATTATggagcactgcgcgcgccaccCCTTGATTGTGGACCCCACAGGGCGCACGAGCGAATTTctgcggcagcgcagcgccgaccAGCTTGCGTGCACGAGTTTTCTCGACGGGGGGTTTGTCAAGGCGCTCGAAAGTGCACTCCGCTTCGGGACGAGTCTCTTGATCGAGAATGCCGAGCACTTTGACCCTATCCTGCTCCCCGTGCTGCGGAAtgagcggcggcgcaccggAGGCCGCGTGCTCGTTCGCGTCGGCTCCCAAGACGTGgactgcgcgccgcgcttccggctcctgctcgcgacgcgcgacgcgaaCGCAGCCCTTTTGCCGCACGTCTTTAGTGCCGTCCAAGTGGTGAATTTTACCATCACACAAAAGAGCTTGcaggccgaggcgctgcaccgcatTCTCCTTGCAGAGGCCCCCGAGGTTGAAGCACGGCGCCTCGATCTCGTCCGTGCGCAGGGCGAGTttcagcggcgcttgcagcacCTGGAGCAGGACCTGCTCACCGCGCTCAACACGCAAGGCAACCTGCTTGAGAACGACGCGATTGTCACCACCCTCGAGACGCTCAAAGCCGAGGCAGACGACATTgcagtgcgtgcagcgcagacaGAGACGGCAGCGGAAGATGTAAACGCGGCTATCGGGGCGTACGAGCCTTTGGCCGAAACTGCCAGTGCGGTCTACTTTATCCTAGTACGTCTGCACGTCCTTGCGCCGTACTACCAGTTTGACCTAACTTTTTTCTTTGACCTATTGGACACTGTTCTGCGCAGCGAAGCGACATGCCCGAACCGCCTCGCTttcctgcaccgcgccttgctgctCACTGCctttcgccgcgcagcgccgagtcTCTTGCACGCGGATCATTTCGtgtacgccgcgcgccttgcacaGGTCCAGTGTGGGATGGATGtagcgcttgccgcgctgctcgcgccgcatacCATgccggatgcgccgcttgtgcgccgcatcgcgttggaccgcgcgcagcggccgtCGGTGTACGAAACGTTTGGGAAACACGACACACCAGAAGcggaaaaagcgccgctcgaggaggaggaggaggagctacttgcgcagctcttGCGCCGTGCCATCACCGTGCGGCTCGTATGCCCCGAGCGTGCGTATTTtgccattgcgcgcgtccTGCAGGCCATCCTTGGCGCCGATGTGCTGGAagaaggcgcgccgtcccTCCAAACAATCCTCGCTGAgatctcgtcgcgcacaccGCTGGCCATGTGCAGTGCGCCCGGAGAAGATCCAAGCTACCAGCTGGACCAAGTTGCGTCGCAGCAGCACATACCGCTcgtgcacgtcgcgctcggcgcaaaagAAAGCATCGGCGAGGCAGAACGTGCGCtcagcgacgctgcacggACGGGCGGATGGGTGCTGCTTGCGAATGCGCACCTTGCCCCTGCATGGCTCGCCCAGCTCGCCCCGCGGCTAGCCGCACTGCACCCTGCTGCGTCCACGCGAGTGTGTGTTACCTGCGAGCTTTCGCCCGCGCTTCCGGCTGCGTTTCTGCGCGAGTCGCGCGTGCTGATGTACGAAGCGCCCGCGGGCCTCAAAGCAGCGCTCCTAGCCAACCTGCGCCCCCTCGAAGCACGGCTTGTGACGGGCCCGCAAGAAAAAGCGCGGCTCTATTtccttgcagcgctcctGCACGCCAttttgctcgagcgcctgcgctACGTCCCGCTGGGCTTTTCGCGGCGCTACGAGTTTTTCGGCGTGGACTTtagtgcagcgctggatgtGGTGGATACGTGGACggatgcggcggcgcaaggcaaggcgcatgttgcgccgcacgatcTGCCTTTCGATGCGATTCGCACCATGCTCAAAGAGTCCGTGTACGGAGCGAAACTCGACGAGCCGACCgaccgcgccatgctcgatGCCCTCGTGGACCGTCTCTTTGTGCCTGCAGCCTTTGAGCCGAGCTACACACTTGCGCCGGGCCTCTGCCCGCCACAGGGCACCCGACTCGCGCAGTTTTGCGCAtgggcgcgcacgctgcccGAGCCGCAGCCCTGTGCGTGGCTGTTtctcgcgccgcatgcggagcgccgcgtggcgGTGGAACGAAGTACGGGCGCGCTGCATAAGTTGCACACCCTCGAGCATGCTGGCACGCGCGTCCAGGCATCGCACGCTGCgttggcgtcgcgccatgcggtggcgcgcgccgagacgtacttggcgcagctgccgcCCGACGCCCTCGCGCATACGCCCGATCAACTTGCCTCGTTTTGGGCGCGCGAAAGAGCgtttgcagctgcgctcctcgcgcaggTCCGCGAAGCATTGGGCCAAGTGGTGCAGTgcgacgtgcgcacaaatgcagcacgcgcgctcATGGAGCATCTCGTACATGGAACACTGCCGGATGCATGGGTGCAGTATGCAGTCCCACGTACCATGCATCTCGACGCGTGGATCGCGGATTTCTGTGCGCGCTATGCACAGGCcatcgctgcgccggcgcacggcgcggtccTTGGGCGCCTCTTTTTTCCCACCGCGTTTCTCACTGCGACGCGGCAggctgctgcagcggcgctggatgcgagtctcgagcagctctgCCTGCACCTTGCACTGGACCAGCATGTCCGTGGGCCAGGCGCGTTTGTCGTCGGCGAGATGTTTctggacggcgcgcaggtCGCAGCGCAGGAGGTTGTGCTTAATGAGGGAGAGGCGAGCAGTGTGGTACAGAGTACACTGCTGTGGAAgcaggaggcgcaggcTGGGATACCGATCCCGGTGTTTTTGAACGGCGAccgcaatgcgctgctATTTACCGCGTCTGTGCCCAGCAAGGTAGATTCGGACTtggccgtgctgcgcgctgttGCGCTCCGTATTGCATAG
- a CDS encoding uncharacterized protein (antiSMASH:Cluster_1; SECRETED:SignalP(1-17)) codes for MPFTPAALWVLACLVLAYVRIHMRRGETPPPPPRNPIALPPEIARMIFAHAAADRSAERDGLWRMLVLSHTHFRILAPIAYHTIHVRSSAALHVLRTTLVLRRPKLARYVRCLRLDDCDPSAVGMEQVFLCLSRLASLSLDARACVAVGKIRRIKTGARPTALRVRLGDAAPHLLVDLLTSPLLRDVQTLQISCMPHAVLALADCPLQCLRAVEMTLLAPVESEGALALQRALARLAERKVAVGMVARDTGCVGTIG; via the coding sequence ATGCCGTTTACCccggcggcgctttgggTGCTTGCGTGCCTCGTACTTGCCTATGTGCGCATCCACATGCGCCGGGGAgagacgccgccgccgccgccgcgcaatccGATCGCGCTCCCGCCGGAAATTGCGCGCATGatctttgcgcacgcagcggctGATCGCAGCGCGGAACGCGATGGGCTCTGGCGCATGCTTGTCCTATCGCACACTCACTTTCGGATCCTCGCGCCGATCGCATACCACACGATCCATGTAcggtcgagcgcggcgctgcatgtacTGCGCACTACCCTCGTGCTTCGGCGGCCAAAGCTCGCGCGCTACGTTCGGTGCCTACGATTGGACGACTGCGATCCAAGTGCCGTCGGTATGGAGCAGGTGTTTTTATGCTTGTCGCGGCTCGCGAGTCTTTCCcttgatgcgcgcgcatgcgtcGCGGTAGGCAAAATCAGGCGCATCAAGACTGGCGCACGgcccacggcgctgcgtgtgcggttgggcgacgcagcgccgcacctGCTTGTAGATCTGCTAACGTCGCCACTGTTGCGGGACGTGCAAACACTGCAGATTTCGTGTATGCCGCACGCGGTGCTCGCGCTGGCGGATTGCCCATTGCAGTGCTTGAGGGCGGTAGAGATGACATTGCTCGCGCCAGTGGAGAGCGAGGGTGCGCTGgctttgcagcgtgccttgGCACGGCTAGCCGAGCGCAAGGTTGCGGTTGGGATGGTAGCGCGCGATACGGGATGCGTTGGTACGATAGGATAA
- the HAP2 gene encoding Transcriptional activator (EggNog:ENOG503P578; antiSMASH:Cluster_1; BUSCO:EOG09263KEE; COG:K) translates to MSEPQSGSGLGSASALGSGFPLGPILGGTGMRQGESNPMYYNQNTHAFYAGHHAQPGTPPQRGQPGDSAYVNGHLVPYLNQHASGDAGELGAGASQLDAFYIQQSANSFGMPLDVGDVGAYGHPGSGLPLRGAPNMQGWAAPSRQSPAVAPQEGTQEEQDMLHSHGYAPAMSGRAVPGALYARHDAQRQMMMEQDAAARAARGAPLPKRRRTSPVPFGDNSADFLSRFRGQAQGAPGARHIVRPGMPGRRDMDGGEGLADLLPHAEEGASSDFTWILGPEDAQHRAAQPFGIADAAAYYRHGAMGHPGHGIRLDMPGMPVGHHSMDPSKGMAPLRSHAPNSDDEPLYVNAKQYQRILKRRAARSRMEEKRRQLWMLAVKQREEQKTGGATDINAEWVSGILSLDEDAKKPYLHESRHKHAMRRPRGPGGRFLTTEEIKKRDETAAKEALADAPSGASPAPTQ, encoded by the exons ATGTCGGAGCCACAAAGCGGCAGCGGGCTGGGGTCCGCCTCCGCACTGGGCAGTGGCTTTCCACTAGGGCCCATCTTGGGCGGTACTGGGATGCGCCAGGGCGAGTCTAACCCGATGTACTACAAC CAAAACACACATGCATTCTACGCGGGCCACCACGCGCAGCCAGGGACGCCCCCACAGCGCGGGCAGCCCGGAGATTCGGCGTACGTCAATGGACACCTCGTGCCCTACCTAAACCAGCACGCCAGTGGCGACGCGGGCGAActcggcgccggcgcgtcgcagctCGACGCCTTTTACATCCAGCAGTCCGCAAATTCGTTTGGGATGCCGCTCGATGTCGGCGATGTCGGCGCGTACGGCCACCCTGGCTCGGGGCTCcctttgcgcggcgccccCAATATGCAAGGCTGGGCCGCTCCGTCGCGCCAGTCGCcggccgtcgcgccgcaagagGGCACGCAAGAGGAGCAGGATATGCTGCACAGCCATGGATACGCGCCTGCCATGAGCGGCCGCGCGGTCCCGGGCGCGCTCTAcgcgcgccacgacgcACAGCGGCAGATGATGATGgagcaggacgcggcggcgcgtgcggcgcgcggtgcgccgctccccaaacgccgccgcacaagTCCGGTGCCGTTTGGCGATAACAGCGCTGATTTCCTCTCGCGGTTCCGAGGCcaggcgcaaggcgcgcccggcgctAGGCACATTGTCCGTCCGGGAATGCCGGGGCGGCGCGACATGGACGGGGGCGAGGGCCTCGCGGACCTGCTTCCCCATGCGGAGGAAGGTGCCTCGAGCGACTTTACCTGGATTCTTGGCCCCGaggatgcgcagcaccgcgccgcgcagccgtTTGGGAttgccgacgctgccgcgTACTATCGCCACGGCGCGATGGGCCATCCTGGCCACGGGATCCGCCTCGATATGCCGGGGATGCCTGTCGGCCACCACTCTATGGACCCGAGCAAAGGcatggcgccgcttcgCTCGCATGCGCCCAATTCGGATGACGAGCCGCTGTATGTAAACGCAAAACAGTACCAGCGGATATTaaaacgccgcgctgcgcgttcACGCATGGAAGAAAAGCGGCGCCAGCTATGGATGCTTGCTGtgaagcagcgcgaggagcagAAGACGGGGGGCGCGACAGATATTAACGCCGAGTGGGTCTCGGGCATCCTCAGCCTCGACGAAGATGCAAAGAAGCCGTACCTGCACGAGTCTCGCCACAAACatgcaatgcgccgcccgcgtGGTCCGGGCGGCCGGTTCCTTACCACAGAGGAGATCAAGAAGCGCGACGAAACTGCCGCAAAGGAGGCCCTCGCAGACGCACCCAGCGGCGCCTCTCCAGCACCGACACAGTAA